Proteins from a single region of Streptomyces sp. TN58:
- a CDS encoding TetR/AcrR family transcriptional regulator: protein MVPRSASVNEELRRRSRERLLQSTVELVAERGYEGTTLGDIADRAGAARGLVSYYFPGKRQLLQSAVHRLMHLTLHAALEREPRSRDGRERLARAIDAILGLARDEPLLMRTHMAGILTADGFVQCPEQRRLAELLRDTLARYGSADVEADYPLLRALLMGAVVAVLLPGAPMPAVRLRAELFQRYGLDWELGVPPDGGPPGGTSPSHL, encoded by the coding sequence ATGGTCCCGCGCAGCGCGTCGGTCAATGAAGAATTGCGCAGACGTTCCCGGGAGCGGCTGCTGCAGTCGACGGTGGAGCTCGTCGCCGAGCGCGGCTACGAGGGCACGACGCTCGGCGACATCGCCGACCGGGCGGGCGCGGCGCGCGGCCTGGTCTCGTACTACTTCCCGGGCAAACGGCAGTTGCTGCAGTCGGCCGTGCACCGGCTGATGCACCTCACGCTGCACGCCGCGCTGGAGCGGGAGCCCCGCAGCCGGGACGGGCGGGAGCGGCTGGCGCGTGCCATCGACGCGATCCTGGGGCTCGCCCGGGACGAACCGCTGCTGATGCGGACGCACATGGCGGGCATCCTCACCGCCGACGGCTTCGTGCAGTGCCCCGAGCAGCGGCGGCTGGCCGAGCTGCTGCGGGACACCCTCGCGCGGTACGGCTCGGCCGATGTGGAGGCGGACTATCCGCTGCTGCGCGCGCTGCTGATGGGCGCGGTCGTGGCGGTGCTGCTGCCCGGGGCGCCGATGCCGGCGGTCCGGCTGCGGGCGGAGCTGTTCCAACGCTACGGGCTGGACTGGGAGCTGGGTGTCCCGCCGGACGGCGGACCGCCCGGCGGGACGTCTCCCTCACACCTCTGA
- a CDS encoding LVIVD repeat-containing protein gives MGGTVTSRHTRRAHHRRVGVAAAAAGLLTTLLAAGPAAATPDPGELSPGLSPGHGNHQGAALPDGGQPAPGGIPGQDEIVHSANIKPLANIPSTDPTVVNSDLAFQGRYAYAGNYNGFTIYDIADPKTPKKVTEVLCPGGQNDISVDGDLLFLSTDSSRSDDSCNSVSQPATEKSSWEGIKIFDIKDKRNPRYIKSVETACGSHTHTLVPGRKDIYLYVASYSPNEAFPDCKPPHDGISVVKVPKKAPTKAAVVAFPVLFPDGGNPGAPTNPGVSKTTGCHDITVLPSKDLAAGACMGDGILFDISRPEQPRVIDRVQDNVNFAFWHSATFNERANKVVFTDELGGGGGATCNEATGPDRGADGIYDITGRGDHRKLSFRSYFKIPRHQADTENCVAHNGSLVPVGGGRDIMVQAWYQGGVSVWEFTDSDRPREIAYFERGPLSTDRLGLGGSWSAYYYNGHIYSNDIAKGLDVLRLDDRRTDSAKRVRMDRLNVQTQPEYH, from the coding sequence ATGGGAGGCACAGTGACCTCGCGACACACCAGGAGAGCGCACCACAGGAGGGTGGGGGTGGCCGCCGCGGCGGCCGGACTGCTCACGACCCTCCTGGCAGCCGGACCGGCGGCGGCCACCCCCGACCCGGGCGAGTTATCCCCCGGCTTGTCCCCCGGCCACGGAAACCACCAGGGCGCTGCCCTCCCGGACGGCGGGCAACCCGCCCCGGGCGGCATCCCCGGCCAGGACGAGATCGTGCACAGCGCCAACATCAAGCCCCTGGCCAACATCCCCTCCACCGACCCCACCGTCGTCAACTCGGACCTCGCCTTCCAGGGCAGGTACGCCTACGCGGGCAACTACAACGGCTTCACGATCTACGACATCGCCGACCCGAAGACCCCGAAGAAGGTCACCGAGGTGCTCTGCCCCGGCGGGCAGAACGACATCTCCGTCGACGGCGACCTGCTCTTCCTCTCCACCGACTCCTCCCGCAGCGACGACTCCTGCAACAGCGTCTCGCAGCCCGCGACGGAGAAGTCCTCGTGGGAGGGCATCAAGATCTTCGACATCAAGGACAAGAGGAACCCCCGGTACATCAAGTCCGTCGAGACGGCCTGCGGCTCCCACACCCACACCCTGGTCCCGGGCCGCAAGGACATCTACCTCTACGTCGCCTCCTACTCCCCGAACGAGGCCTTCCCCGACTGCAAGCCGCCGCACGACGGCATATCGGTCGTCAAGGTCCCGAAGAAGGCGCCGACGAAGGCCGCGGTCGTGGCCTTCCCGGTGCTCTTCCCCGACGGCGGCAACCCGGGCGCACCCACCAACCCCGGTGTCTCCAAGACCACCGGCTGCCACGACATCACCGTGCTGCCGTCGAAGGACCTGGCCGCCGGCGCCTGCATGGGCGACGGCATCCTCTTCGACATCAGCCGGCCCGAGCAGCCGCGGGTCATCGACCGGGTCCAGGACAACGTGAACTTCGCGTTCTGGCACTCGGCGACCTTCAACGAACGGGCGAACAAGGTGGTGTTCACCGACGAACTCGGCGGCGGTGGCGGCGCCACCTGCAACGAGGCCACCGGCCCCGACCGGGGCGCCGACGGGATCTACGACATCACCGGCCGCGGGGACCATCGCAAACTCTCCTTCCGCAGCTACTTCAAGATCCCGCGCCACCAGGCCGACACCGAGAACTGCGTGGCCCACAACGGCTCGCTGGTCCCGGTCGGCGGCGGCCGCGACATCATGGTGCAGGCCTGGTACCAGGGCGGCGTCTCGGTCTGGGAGTTCACCGACTCCGACCGGCCCAGGGAGATCGCCTACTTCGAGCGCGGGCCGCTGTCGACGGACCGGCTGGGCCTCGGCGGGTCCTGGTCCGCCTACTACTACAACGGGCACATCTACTCGAACGACATCGCCAAGGGCCTCGACGTGCTGCGGCTCGACGACCGGCGCACCGACAGCGCCAAGCGGGTCCGCATGGACCGGCTCAACGTGCAGACCCAGCCCGAGTACCACTGA
- a CDS encoding DUF305 domain-containing protein has translation MDMAKDLRGRKALTVRPLRLAVAMATAGLLLTLTACQDDGADRADDGRASIVAPGRPGEKSRTLTPEQAARAKPDDSPNAADHAYVRRMIEHHRQALVMSALAPERAAAEPVKRLAERIAAAQKPEIGAMEKWTARHPAPPPGSGGPSAGHGHGQDQSHGQNHGQGQGQDHASMPGMATEQQLKELADARGADFDRLFLKLMTAHHEGALAMAGEALAGGNNVAVEEMATEVVATQSAEIHRMRAMG, from the coding sequence ATGGACATGGCAAAAGACCTCCGGGGCCGCAAGGCCTTGACCGTGCGGCCCCTCCGGTTAGCCGTGGCGATGGCGACCGCCGGCCTCCTGCTGACGCTCACCGCCTGCCAGGACGACGGGGCGGACCGGGCGGACGACGGGCGGGCCTCGATCGTCGCGCCCGGCCGGCCCGGCGAGAAGTCCCGCACGCTCACCCCCGAACAGGCCGCCAGGGCCAAACCCGACGACAGTCCGAACGCCGCCGACCACGCCTATGTTCGGCGGATGATCGAACACCACCGGCAGGCTCTGGTGATGAGCGCGCTGGCACCCGAGCGGGCCGCGGCGGAACCGGTCAAGCGGCTCGCCGAACGGATCGCGGCCGCCCAGAAGCCCGAGATAGGCGCGATGGAGAAGTGGACCGCCCGCCATCCGGCACCGCCGCCCGGTTCCGGCGGCCCCTCCGCCGGCCACGGACACGGTCAGGACCAGAGCCACGGCCAGAACCACGGCCAGGGCCAGGGACAAGACCACGCCTCGATGCCGGGCATGGCGACCGAGCAGCAGCTCAAGGAGCTGGCCGACGCCCGGGGCGCCGACTTCGACCGCCTCTTCCTCAAGCTGATGACCGCCCACCACGAAGGAGCCCTGGCCATGGCGGGCGAGGCGCTGGCCGGCGGCAACAACGTGGCCGTCGAGGAGATGGCCACCGAGGTGGTGGCCACCCAGAGCGCCGAGATCCACCGGATGCGCGCGATGGGCTGA
- a CDS encoding FAD-dependent oxidoreductase: MLRVAVVGSGPSGVYAAQTLVQQREVPGVRVDVLDRLPAPYGLVRYGVAPDHEKIKSLQGSLRTVLEDERIRFLGNVEVGGPALPVERLRELYHAVVYCVGAARDRMLGIPGEDLAGVHSATAFVSWYSGHPDAAAEAFGLPGAEAAVVVGAGNVAVDVTRILARGTAELAPTDMPQPALGALADSGVRRVSMVARRGPSQARFTTKELRELGTLPGVDAWADPAELALDPLYADPGAAAALPAVARRNLEVLRGWAGQAPAEGPRSIALRFYLRPAEILGGPDGRVSAMRFERTAPDGRGGVTGTGVHVDIEAQLVLRSVGYMGVPLAGLPFDTAKGTVPHAAGRVLRAGRASVGEYVAGWIKRGPTGVIGTNRPCAKETASSLLQDAGALARRALPGDPLDALRAAGLSPVEWPGWLAIESAEADLGRSLGRRSVKIPDWPGLLDAAGAGPA; the protein is encoded by the coding sequence GTGCTTCGTGTCGCCGTCGTCGGATCCGGCCCCAGCGGGGTCTACGCGGCCCAGACGCTGGTCCAGCAGCGCGAGGTGCCGGGTGTGCGGGTCGACGTACTGGACCGGCTGCCCGCCCCGTACGGGCTCGTGCGGTACGGGGTCGCACCGGACCACGAGAAGATCAAGTCGCTGCAGGGCAGCCTGCGCACCGTGCTGGAGGACGAGCGGATCCGCTTCCTCGGGAACGTCGAGGTCGGGGGGCCCGCCCTGCCCGTGGAGCGGCTGCGGGAGCTGTACCACGCGGTCGTGTACTGCGTGGGCGCGGCGCGGGACCGGATGCTGGGCATCCCCGGCGAGGACCTGGCCGGGGTGCACTCCGCGACGGCCTTCGTGTCCTGGTACAGCGGGCACCCGGACGCCGCCGCCGAGGCCTTCGGCCTGCCCGGGGCCGAAGCGGCGGTGGTGGTCGGGGCGGGCAACGTCGCCGTGGACGTGACCCGGATCCTGGCCCGCGGCACTGCCGAGCTGGCCCCGACGGACATGCCGCAGCCGGCACTCGGCGCGCTCGCGGACAGCGGGGTGCGCAGGGTGTCGATGGTGGCCCGGCGCGGACCCTCGCAGGCCAGGTTCACCACCAAGGAGCTGCGGGAGCTGGGCACGCTGCCGGGGGTGGACGCCTGGGCGGACCCGGCCGAACTGGCGCTGGACCCGCTGTACGCCGATCCGGGCGCGGCCGCCGCCCTGCCGGCGGTGGCGCGGCGCAATCTGGAGGTGCTGCGCGGCTGGGCCGGCCAGGCCCCGGCCGAGGGGCCGCGCAGCATCGCGCTGCGGTTCTACCTGCGGCCGGCGGAGATCCTGGGCGGGCCCGACGGGCGGGTCTCGGCGATGCGGTTCGAGCGGACCGCCCCCGACGGCCGTGGCGGCGTGACCGGAACGGGTGTCCACGTGGACATCGAGGCCCAGCTGGTGCTGCGCTCGGTGGGCTACATGGGCGTACCCCTGGCCGGGCTGCCCTTCGATACGGCGAAGGGCACGGTTCCGCACGCGGCGGGACGGGTGCTGCGGGCGGGCCGGGCCTCGGTCGGCGAGTACGTGGCGGGCTGGATCAAGCGGGGCCCGACCGGGGTGATCGGCACGAACCGGCCGTGCGCGAAGGAGACCGCCTCCTCGCTGCTCCAGGACGCGGGCGCGCTGGCCCGGCGCGCGCTCCCCGGGGACCCGCTGGACGCTCTGCGTGCGGCGGGCCTGAGCCCGGTGGAGTGGCCGGGCTGGCTGGCCATCGAGTCGGCCGAGGCGGACCTGGGGCGCTCCCTGGGCCGCCGCTCCGTCAAGATCCCGGACTGGCCTGGCCTGTTGGACGCGGCCGGCGCCGGCCCGGCGTAG
- a CDS encoding SDR family NAD(P)-dependent oxidoreductase yields the protein MNSKTCMDSESVERLLALLEQAAGLPAQDEQRRRIEGAAKNLLRRGRRDRRAQARIRDREIDSTLLAATATGAVDRVMDTALPVRSTGPRHLAGARPGTEPSPDGPAPAPRQPAALGVLRRGQRCYVCKAPYREVHPFYHRLCMPCAEANLEQRTARTDLTGRRALLTGGRVKIGHELALMLLRDGAELTVTSRFPRDAAARFAAAPDRDRWWNRLTIAALDLRDPRQVLAFTDRELAEARPLDILVNNAAQTLRRAPEAYAALAAGEAAAGPAAARHWAAPGFVVPGSARPALTAGGTAAPSAPGVPAGIGVVDAAGLLPDTAPMNSWTLQLGQVGAAELIEVQLVNAVAPFLLADRLMPLIEASPHPARYLINVSAVEGQFGAPNKSPDHPHTNMAKAALNMLTRTSASALAARGIHCCSVDTGWVTDEKPPAARARHAATGWRPPLDVVDGAARIYHPIREGEAGRPVHAVFLKDYRPAAW from the coding sequence GTGAACTCGAAGACGTGTATGGACAGCGAGTCCGTGGAGCGCCTGCTGGCGCTGCTGGAGCAGGCGGCCGGGCTGCCGGCGCAGGACGAACAGCGACGCCGTATCGAAGGGGCCGCCAAGAACCTTCTCCGACGCGGCCGTCGCGACCGCAGGGCCCAGGCGCGGATACGCGACCGGGAGATCGACTCCACGCTCCTCGCCGCCACCGCCACCGGAGCCGTCGACCGGGTCATGGACACCGCGCTCCCCGTCCGGTCCACCGGGCCGCGGCACTTGGCGGGCGCCCGGCCCGGCACCGAGCCGTCCCCGGACGGGCCGGCGCCCGCCCCACGGCAGCCGGCCGCTCTCGGCGTCCTGCGCCGCGGCCAGCGTTGCTACGTCTGCAAGGCCCCGTACCGGGAGGTGCACCCGTTCTACCACCGGCTGTGCATGCCGTGCGCCGAGGCCAACCTCGAACAGCGCACCGCGCGCACCGACCTCACCGGCCGCCGCGCGCTGCTCACCGGCGGCCGTGTGAAGATCGGGCACGAACTGGCCCTGATGCTGCTCCGTGACGGCGCCGAGCTGACCGTCACCAGCCGCTTCCCCCGCGATGCCGCCGCCCGTTTCGCCGCCGCACCGGACCGTGACCGCTGGTGGAACCGGCTGACGATAGCGGCGCTCGACCTGCGGGACCCGCGCCAGGTACTGGCCTTCACCGACCGGGAGCTGGCCGAGGCCCGTCCGCTGGACATCCTCGTCAACAACGCGGCCCAGACCCTGCGCCGCGCCCCCGAGGCGTACGCGGCCCTGGCGGCCGGCGAGGCGGCGGCCGGGCCGGCCGCCGCACGTCACTGGGCGGCCCCGGGATTCGTCGTGCCCGGCAGTGCGCGCCCCGCGCTGACCGCGGGCGGCACGGCGGCCCCGAGCGCACCCGGCGTGCCCGCCGGCATCGGCGTGGTCGACGCGGCAGGTCTCCTACCCGACACCGCCCCGATGAACTCCTGGACCCTCCAGCTCGGCCAGGTCGGCGCCGCCGAGCTCATCGAGGTGCAACTCGTCAACGCGGTCGCGCCGTTCCTCCTCGCCGACCGGCTGATGCCGCTGATCGAGGCCTCGCCGCACCCCGCCCGCTACCTGATCAACGTCTCGGCCGTGGAGGGCCAGTTCGGCGCCCCCAACAAGTCGCCCGACCATCCGCACACCAACATGGCCAAGGCGGCCCTGAACATGCTCACCCGCACCAGCGCGTCCGCTCTCGCCGCACGCGGCATCCACTGCTGCTCCGTCGACACCGGATGGGTCACGGACGAGAAGCCCCCGGCGGCACGCGCACGGCACGCGGCGACGGGATGGAGGCCGCCGCTGGACGTCGTCGACGGCGCGGCGCGCATCTACCACCCCATCCGCGAGGGCGAGGCGGGCCGGCCCGTGCACGCGGTGTTCCTCAAGGACTACCGCCCTGCCGCCTGGTAG
- a CDS encoding ArsR/SmtB family transcription factor — MTDRDTSRTLAHPEAAEIRLEGVLHALSDPVRLSIVLDLAGSADDLACSHFDLPVTKSTTTHHFRVLRESGVVRQAYRGTTKLNALRRDDLEALFPGLLDSVLTAAEAEASRLAP, encoded by the coding sequence ATGACGGATCGGGACACCTCCCGCACCCTGGCCCACCCGGAGGCGGCCGAGATCCGCCTGGAGGGCGTACTGCACGCCCTGTCCGACCCGGTGCGGCTCTCCATCGTCCTGGACCTGGCCGGCTCGGCGGACGACCTGGCCTGCTCGCACTTCGACCTGCCGGTCACCAAGTCCACGACCACCCACCACTTCCGCGTCCTGCGCGAGAGCGGTGTCGTACGCCAGGCCTACCGGGGCACCACCAAGCTCAACGCCCTGCGCCGGGACGACCTGGAGGCGCTCTTCCCCGGCCTCCTCGACAGCGTCCTGACGGCGGCCGAGGCCGAGGCGTCCCGGCTCGCGCCCTGA
- a CDS encoding NADH:flavin oxidoreductase/NADH oxidase, whose amino-acid sequence MSAAPAVPAAFAALFEPYTLRSVTVPNRVWMAAMCQYSAEAFGPNAGVAHDWHFAHYAARAVGGAGLIIQEATAVSPDGRISPYDLGIWNDTQVEALRRITGFLKARGTVPGIQIAHAGRKASTDRTWKGGAPVGPDAHGWQPVAPSAVPFAEGHPVPHELTVDEIAEITGRFAAAAQRALAAGYEVVEIHGAHGYLIGEFLSPHSNRRTDAYGGSFENRTRFALEVVDAVRAVWPEELPLFFRISATDWLEEEGWTADETVRLARLLQEHGVDLLDVSTGGLAPGVDIPLGPGYQVPFAARVKAETTLPVAAVGLITQPAQAEKILANGEADAVLLGRELLRDPYWARRAADELGAGIRTPEQYHRSW is encoded by the coding sequence ATGAGTGCTGCCCCCGCCGTACCCGCCGCTTTCGCCGCCCTGTTCGAGCCCTACACCCTGCGATCGGTCACCGTCCCGAACCGGGTGTGGATGGCCGCGATGTGCCAGTACAGCGCCGAGGCCTTCGGGCCGAACGCCGGCGTGGCCCACGACTGGCACTTCGCCCACTACGCCGCCCGCGCGGTGGGCGGCGCCGGCCTGATCATCCAGGAGGCCACCGCGGTCTCCCCGGACGGCCGGATCTCCCCGTACGACCTCGGCATCTGGAACGACACCCAGGTAGAGGCCCTGCGCCGGATCACCGGCTTCCTCAAGGCCCGGGGGACCGTCCCGGGCATCCAGATCGCCCACGCCGGACGCAAGGCGTCCACCGACCGGACCTGGAAGGGCGGCGCACCCGTCGGCCCCGACGCGCACGGCTGGCAGCCGGTCGCCCCCAGCGCGGTGCCGTTCGCGGAGGGACACCCGGTGCCGCACGAGCTGACGGTGGACGAGATCGCCGAGATCACCGGCCGGTTCGCGGCCGCGGCGCAGCGGGCGCTCGCCGCCGGCTACGAGGTCGTCGAGATCCACGGCGCCCACGGCTACCTCATAGGGGAGTTCCTCTCCCCGCACAGCAACAGGCGCACCGACGCCTACGGCGGCTCCTTCGAGAACAGGACCCGCTTCGCCCTGGAGGTCGTGGACGCCGTCCGGGCGGTGTGGCCCGAGGAGCTCCCGCTGTTCTTCCGGATCTCCGCCACCGACTGGCTGGAGGAGGAGGGCTGGACCGCCGACGAGACGGTACGCCTGGCCCGGCTCCTCCAGGAGCACGGCGTCGACCTCCTCGACGTCTCCACCGGCGGCCTCGCCCCCGGCGTCGACATCCCGCTCGGCCCCGGCTACCAGGTGCCGTTCGCCGCCCGGGTGAAGGCCGAGACGACCCTCCCCGTCGCCGCGGTCGGCCTGATCACCCAGCCCGCGCAGGCCGAGAAGATCCTCGCCAACGGCGAGGCCGACGCGGTCCTGCTGGGCCGCGAGCTGCTGCGCGACCCGTACTGGGCCCGCCGGGCCGCCGACGAGCTGGGCGCCGGTATCCGTACGCCCGAGCAGTACCACCGGTCCTGGTGA
- a CDS encoding wax ester/triacylglycerol synthase family O-acyltransferase, translating to MATEHLSPLDLAFWRMESADHPMHLGAVAVFRAPGHRGSGDGCAAERAAALLAARCAAVPGLRRRIRDVLLPLGAAVWSPDPGFDPARHVFLVRTDSTCAHEAAGPLMARPLGRELPPWEAHVLAGPDPDTFAVLFKFHHALADGLGALALAAALFDDVPGPRAPERPVPGQRAGTVLSRLPGALAARVQGVGQALEIGAAMARGGLPLGVPAALTADPAGAGTRTVAGLTLDLDEVNLIRKGAGGTVNDVLITLVAGALRRWLAERGDPEPLGAGPRALIPVSRRRGPRGSEGAGNRLSGYLLRLPLAEPDALRRLYRVRAGMDRNKDAGPARGAGAVALLADHVHPLGHRLGGPLVAQAARLLYDILVTSVPLPGLTFSLGGSRVQEVYPLAPLARGQSLAIAVSTYKGTVHYGLVADAAAVPDLAALAGALRAELDALVREVS from the coding sequence GTGGCCACCGAGCACCTGTCTCCGCTCGATCTCGCCTTCTGGCGGATGGAATCCGCCGACCATCCCATGCACCTGGGCGCCGTCGCCGTCTTCCGCGCCCCCGGACACCGCGGTTCCGGCGACGGGTGCGCCGCCGAGCGGGCCGCCGCGCTCCTGGCGGCGCGCTGCGCCGCGGTGCCGGGCCTGCGCCGCAGGATCCGGGACGTGCTGCTGCCGCTCGGCGCCGCCGTCTGGTCGCCGGACCCCGGCTTCGACCCGGCGCGGCACGTGTTCCTCGTCCGTACGGACAGCACCTGCGCGCACGAGGCCGCCGGGCCGCTGATGGCCCGCCCGCTGGGCCGGGAGCTGCCGCCGTGGGAGGCGCACGTGCTGGCCGGCCCCGATCCGGACACCTTCGCCGTGCTCTTCAAGTTCCACCACGCCCTCGCCGACGGCCTGGGCGCCCTCGCCCTCGCGGCCGCGCTGTTCGACGACGTCCCCGGGCCGCGGGCACCCGAGCGCCCCGTTCCCGGACAGCGGGCCGGCACCGTCCTGAGCCGGCTCCCCGGAGCCTTGGCCGCCCGCGTCCAGGGCGTCGGCCAGGCCCTGGAGATCGGCGCCGCGATGGCCCGCGGCGGCCTGCCCCTCGGGGTCCCCGCCGCGCTGACGGCCGACCCCGCCGGCGCGGGGACCCGTACCGTCGCGGGCCTCACCCTCGATCTGGACGAGGTCAACCTGATCCGAAAGGGGGCCGGCGGCACCGTCAACGACGTGCTGATCACCCTGGTCGCGGGCGCCCTGCGGCGCTGGCTGGCCGAGCGGGGCGATCCCGAACCCCTGGGCGCCGGGCCGCGGGCCCTGATTCCCGTCTCCCGGCGCCGCGGACCCCGCGGCTCCGAAGGTGCCGGGAACCGGCTCTCCGGCTACCTGCTCCGGCTGCCGCTGGCCGAGCCCGACGCGCTGCGCCGGCTGTACCGGGTACGCGCGGGCATGGACCGCAACAAGGACGCCGGGCCCGCCCGCGGCGCGGGGGCCGTCGCCCTCCTCGCCGACCACGTCCACCCCCTCGGCCACCGGCTCGGCGGCCCCCTCGTCGCCCAGGCGGCCCGGCTGCTCTACGACATCCTCGTCACGAGCGTCCCGCTGCCCGGCCTCACCTTCTCCCTCGGCGGCAGCCGGGTCCAGGAGGTCTACCCGCTCGCCCCGCTGGCCCGCGGCCAGTCCCTCGCGATCGCGGTCTCCACCTACAAGGGCACCGTCCACTACGGGCTGGTCGCCGACGCGGCCGCCGTCCCAGACCTGGCGGCGCTGGCCGGGGCGCTGCGCGCGGAGCTCGACGCGCTTGTACGAGAAGTCTCGTAG
- a CDS encoding WD40/YVTN/BNR-like repeat-containing protein, with protein sequence MADVLLLVGTRKGLFIGRRRGDGPWEFDGPHFNAQAVYAVAVDRRGPAPRLLVGGDSTHWGPSVFSSDDLGATWREPARAAVKFPQDTGASLERVWQLQPAGAEAPDVVYAGTEPAALFRSTDRGESFELVRPLWEHPTRDKWVPGGGGEGLHTVITDPRDPDALTVAVSTAGVFRTRDGGASWEPSNQGVSAVFLPDPNPEFGQCVHKIAQDAGDTDRLYLQNHWGVYRSDDAGTRWTDIGDGLPSDFGFAVAAHPHRPNTAYVFPLNADSDRVPADRRCRVFRTEDAGTTWQPLTHGLPDADHYGTVLRDALCTDDADPAGIYFGNRNGELYASHDDGDSWQLLAEHLPDVLCVRAATIGQ encoded by the coding sequence ATGGCCGACGTACTGCTGCTCGTGGGAACCCGCAAGGGACTGTTCATCGGCCGTCGCCGCGGCGACGGGCCGTGGGAGTTCGACGGTCCCCACTTCAACGCCCAGGCCGTCTACGCCGTCGCCGTCGACCGGCGGGGACCGGCCCCGCGGCTGCTCGTCGGCGGGGACAGCACCCACTGGGGGCCGTCCGTCTTCAGCTCCGACGACCTGGGGGCCACCTGGCGGGAACCGGCCCGCGCGGCCGTGAAGTTCCCCCAGGACACCGGCGCCTCGCTGGAACGGGTCTGGCAGCTCCAGCCGGCCGGGGCCGAGGCCCCCGACGTCGTGTACGCGGGGACGGAGCCGGCCGCGCTGTTCCGGTCGACGGACCGCGGCGAGTCCTTCGAGCTGGTCCGCCCGCTGTGGGAGCACCCAACCCGCGACAAGTGGGTCCCGGGCGGCGGCGGCGAGGGGCTGCACACCGTGATCACCGACCCCCGCGACCCGGACGCGCTGACCGTGGCGGTCTCCACCGCCGGGGTGTTCCGGACCCGGGACGGCGGGGCCAGCTGGGAGCCGTCCAACCAGGGCGTCTCGGCGGTGTTCCTGCCGGACCCGAACCCCGAGTTCGGCCAGTGCGTGCACAAGATCGCCCAGGACGCCGGCGACACGGACCGGCTGTACCTGCAGAACCACTGGGGCGTCTACCGCAGCGACGACGCGGGGACCCGCTGGACCGACATCGGCGACGGACTGCCCTCCGACTTCGGCTTCGCGGTGGCGGCCCATCCGCACCGGCCGAACACCGCCTACGTCTTCCCGCTCAACGCCGACTCCGACCGGGTCCCGGCCGACCGCCGGTGCCGGGTCTTCCGTACCGAGGACGCGGGCACCACCTGGCAGCCGCTCACGCACGGACTGCCGGACGCCGACCACTACGGCACGGTGCTGCGCGACGCGCTCTGCACGGACGACGCGGACCCGGCGGGCATCTACTTCGGCAACCGCAACGGAGAGCTGTACGCCAGCCACGACGACGGCGACAGCTGGCAGTTGCTCGCCGAGCACCTGCCGGACGTCCTGTGCGTGCGGGCGGCGACGATCGGCCAGTAG